In the Phaseolus vulgaris cultivar G19833 chromosome 7, P. vulgaris v2.0, whole genome shotgun sequence genome, one interval contains:
- the LOC137827612 gene encoding uncharacterized protein, whose protein sequence is MASNPSLLPEIGPDGLAKEAPVISYTEKIIEAEQLQLQKYIQENYSKIRDVERELANLSLEMKLTAGPKKAALEHLRKKIETSTERIRVAKLKEEQARKVWESASQVVRDEEAIKQKLCEDLSSLVQESSNSQLARLEELKRRLEAMNPSRASTNLYHDGRSAASSQDSTPQHGSSVTNAKESNEGSTESISNQSNGQKVAVRSGPNQQPHNESEGRSKKKVNLQSKGKLIGAVAKGRSSTPGWTGAGFDVDGRT, encoded by the exons ATGGCTTCGAACCCTTCACTTCTTCCTGAGATCGGACCTGACGGTCTCGCTAAAGAAGCCCCCGTCATCAGCTACACCGAGAAG ATCATTGAAGCAGAACAACTTCAATTGCAGAA aTACATTCAAGAAAACTACTCTAAAATTCGTGATGTGGAGCGTGAGCTTGCAAATCTTTCACTGGAGATGAAACTTACAGCTGGTCCAAAAAAAGCAG CACTTGAACATTTGAGAAAGAAAATTGAGACATCAACAGAGAGAATCCGTGTGGCCAAGCTAAAGGAAGAGCAGGCACGGAAG GTGTGGGAATCAGCCTCGCAAGTAGTAAGAGATGAGGAAGCAATAAAACAAAAGCTATGTGAAGACTTGAGTAGTCTG GTTCAAGAAAGCAGTAACTCTCAGCTTGCTCGGCTGGAGGAATTAAAAAGAAGATTGGAAGCTATGAATCCAAGTCGTGCATCAACTAATCTTTATcat GATGGGAGATCGGCAGCTTCTTCTCAGGATAGTACACCCCAGCATGGTTCCTCTGTTACCAATGCAAAGGAGTCAAATGAGGGATCAACCGAGAGCATTTCTAACCAAAGTAATGGTCAGAAAGTTGCAGTGAGAAGTGGGCCTAATCAGCAGCCACATAATGAAAGCGAAGGAAGAAGTAAAAAGAAAGTCAACTTGCAATCAAAAGGAAAGCTAATTGGTGCTGTGGCCAAGGGTAGATCTTCAACTCCTGGCTGGACTGGGGCTGGTTTCGATGTAGATGGCAGAACCTGA